The following proteins come from a genomic window of Drosophila sulfurigaster albostrigata strain 15112-1811.04 chromosome X, ASM2355843v2, whole genome shotgun sequence:
- the LOC133847756 gene encoding E3 ubiquitin-protein ligase UBR1 isoform X1: MDRYDMDDVVVAPPPEHDDGSYPLKEWRLKHQAGTLTRNDLIDYFKKESPKYFEFQNDMETDDSNAPTYSFMVSVQTLNFDEQVSTSSKASMLLQEIKRLQESKHAVTCGSLKCMFKESLAKEEIIDVMVEFMLGDNPATALEKLQLEGNTATVCGKVFKNGEPTYSCRECGVDPTCVLCVNCFKRSAHRFHKYKMSSSGGGGCCDCGDDEAWKRDQYCELHLANRKNPLESKIITNAVLERAEVCFSAILAFCVNYLQIEPNASLQCLDGELDGANFCTVLYNDESHTFDQVIQTLTKIAKCRHKDAMEIVAAIDREGRAVVKCDTFKECNDLKTAIENQMIPPSGMLTNPRHSQSLRTSVLNINSVACQQFALQLLSWFQEFLVRHYLFRKRFAQLVQQKNESFCIRLILEYDVKLWKTARTCWHRLLISGMLMEYENKMVLAQEFSRRYATIVQDFISDDHDHSFSIVSLSVQLFTVPSIAHHLIAQESILYKLLHTFYHVAIEKFIHNRRLHFSKNIASMAFFKRANYILYDLRYLLSLKPEVLSNKLRNGFIEGCKALMPVLNVMQGMESITRQMGQHMDYEPEWECAFNLHIKLASTISQVIEWAASDVTLLRKLYKKTVQALLSNNFIVGNEKVEPKTVAGHVADCLIYDVSTHPVSIHLPLSRFYAGIYLHLGAHDLTYDSLQAETEALNIKLTPREIIEPVLCTQAMIAQVAAGMWRRNGYSLLHQLYFYRNVRCRVEMLDRDIVCLQIGASLMESNEFLIHMLNKFNMIAWAQPNYEAELAQSTVDDEFMRQLSMTDEFLELLIVIIGERWMPGVSLVTEEDRLRKEIIQLLCIKSHSHSELSRALPDGNGGSNDSIIEDVINTVAVFKKPVGAESKGVYELKEHLYEDFNVYFYHYTKEDKSKAEELQRERRKNKNELVCCPPPMLPQLTPAFKSMANILQCNVFLSITTMIMDRALDAHSRSFTESHLQKVLHLLGFAIQEELSEYYPFLSFYERSQKYGVLEKLDELARCPRLEAHRDFVLWTIRRFKELQAKQAPNVSASTSSAASTSAGTSVETAQSDYQPLTSEQQARLEKEARSRLAAERRAKIMAQMQNAQKSFMKSNAEMFASTATEEGAAAAAVATTSKSATESVMDWDDIPEQVEELGAAALIPEPAKTVACLGERRCASEIGDNSFKCILCFEDCCVSSSGSPLVSSAFLQTSRVIYSAPNVGGLKSALHVSCCGHVMHYNCWKEYYSSEETKELRRPQRNRVSLTQAQNVEFHCPYCRTLSNTVLPVSEALAKFSSPLTGAGAGASSENVLPLDGYVELMRTLASELAYIEHSWPATAAATAAATSTTAASTSAASPSSALSPSSAAVAAGAGAGASPSLASSSSATSSSSPWSPWSPSYSKSSSKSSLMVSEWLNNIYPRSADILRKSNIIGDLMQFERSAQVVDKPLMHPNWIEMMGSFHKAMRNATQSQLQGQASKDSSSIAADVELDTVSLLWNTCSYTLQALEVYLYAIQKPLKAELPMRHQSCASNLVRACALYSSTLTVPQLRSQSQQGAKLLDTIFNQKGPSVLEWDCFRMLVQLNFMVPNLLVCSDASKAIVASGSMFDFYTLQTCFLANMTKAVICFDYDKEMAKHNDADVEDLLQQSTSTAAPAITMLQYVEQLPAKIKHNLAIFYIKNNMAARVRQFERDGRQREEYEEMELEMSGEDGGATTSTSATTLAGDCTPKHLAMLLEYVKRQQSSFLRCACLFYRCMTDVDFPDTFPTDQPDRFDLMCQYLGLEPQLGVYFDMESVYATMMQSFASHPYIRTELFERSVSKRQGNAPSSSSASSSEKESIALVPCQRPLPHLVTLYEDYSDLINSVSDIFCPNNEREEMKTPTMCLICGTILCGHSYCCQPELGKTNVGACTHHAHDCGAEVGIFLRIRDCQVVYLGRGKGCFVQPPYLDEYGETDQGLRRGNPLRLCKAAYDRIFLQWLGHNLHEEIARLNENASVAVTQWHHM, from the exons ATGGATCGCTACGATATggacgatgttgttgttgcgccaCCGCCCGAACACGACGATGGCAGTTATCCATTAAAGGAATGGCGCCTCAAGCATCAGGCTGGCACATTGACACGCAACGATTTAATCGACTACTTCAAAAAGGAATCGCCAAAGTATTTCGAATTTCAAAATGACATGGAAACAG ACGATTCAAATGCACCAACTT ACTCCTTCATGGTCTCGGTGCAAACCCTTAACTTTGATGAACAAGTCTCCACGAGCTCGAAAGCATCAATGTTGCTGCAAGAAATCAAACGCTTGCAGGAGTCAAAGCATGCCGTGACCTGCGGGTCCT tgAAATGCATGTTCAAGGAGTCACTGGCCAAGGAGGAGATCATCGATGTTATGGTCGAGTTCATGCTCGGCGATAATCCGGCTACAGCGCTCGAGAAGCTGCAGCTCGAGGGCAACACGGCCACCGTGTGTGGCAAGGTGTTCAAGAATGGTGAACCCACCTACAGTTGTCGCGAGTGTGGCGTCGATCCCacttgtgtgctgtgtgtcaATTGCTTTAAGCGTTCGGCACATCGCTTTCACAAGTATAAAATGTCCAGTTCCGGCGGTGGTGGATGCTGTGATTGTGGCGACGACGAGGCCTGGAAGCGTGATCAATACTGTGAACTGCATTTG GCAAATCGCAAGAATCCACTGGAAAGTAAGATCATAACAAACGCTGTGCTGGAACGTGCCGAGGTCTGTTTCAGTGCGATTCTGGCATTCTGTGTTAACTATCTGCAAATCGAACCGAATGCCAGTCTCCAGTGCCTCGATGGCGAACTGGATGGTGCCAATTTCTGTACGGTTCTGTATAACGATGAGTCGCACACGTTCGATCAGGTCATACAGACGCTGACAAAGATTGCCAAGTGCCGTCACAAGGATGCCATGGAGATTGTGGCCGCGATTGATCGCGAGGGTCGCGCCGTTGTCAAGTGTGATACGTTCAAGGAGTGCAACGACCTCAAGACGGCCATCGAGAATCAAATGATACCGCCATCCGGTATGCTGACGAATCCCCGGCATAGCCAATCGTTGCGCACATCGGTGCTGAACATCAATTCGGTGGCATGCCAGCAGTTTGCCCTGCAATTGCTCAGCTGGTTCCAGGAGTTCCTCGTCCGTCATTATCTATTTCGCAAGCGATTCGCCCAGCTGGTGCAGCAGAAGAACGAATCGTTTTGCATACGGCTGATACTCGAGTACGATGTGAAACTGTGGAAGACGGCACGCACCTGCTGGCATCGTTTGCTCATCTCCGGCATGCTCATGGAGTACGAGAACAAAATGGTCCTCGCCCAGGAGTTCTCGCGACGCTATGCGACCATTGTCCAGGACTTTATCAGCGATGATCACGATCATTCGTTCTCGATTGTATCGCTCAGCGTGCAGCTCTTCACCGTGCCCAGCATTGCCCATCATCTGATCGCCCAGGAGAGCATTCTGTATAAGCTGCTGCACACGTTCTATCACGTGGCCATCGAGAAGTTCATACACAATCGCCGGCTACACTTTAGCAAGAACATTGCCAGCATGGCGTTCTTCAAGCGAGCCAATTACATACTCTACGATCTGCGTTATCTGCTCAGCCTGAAGCCGGAAGTGCTCAGCAACAAGTTGCGAAACGGTTTCATCGAAG GCTGCAAGGCGCTGATGCCGGTGCTGAATGTGATGCAGGGCATGGAGTCGATAACACGCCAGATGGGCCAGCATATGGACTACGAGCCGGAATGGGAGTGCGCCTTCAATTTGCACATTAAGCTCGCCTCGACCATATCGCAGGTGATCGAGTGGGCGGCCAGCGATGTGACGCTGCTGCGCAAGCTCTACAAGAAGACGGTCCAAGCGCTGCTCAGCAACAATTTCATCGTGGGCAACGAGAAGGTCGAACCAAAGACCGTTGCCGGCCATGTGGCCGACTGTCTCATCTACGATGTGTCAACGCATCCCGTCTCGATACATTTGCCACTGTCGCGCTTCTATGCGGGCATCTATCTGCATCTGGGTGCCCACGATCTGACCTACGACAGTCTGCAGGCGGAAACTGAGGCGCTGAACATAAAGCTGACGCCGCGCGAGATTATTGAGCCGGTGCTCTGCACACAGGCGATGATTGCACAGGTCGCCGCTGGCATGTGGCGTCGCAATGGCTACTCGCTGCTGCATCAGTTGTATTTCTATCGCAATGTGCGGTGTCGCGTCGAGATGCTGGACAGAGATATTGTTTGCCTGCAGATTGGCGCCTCGCTGATGGAGAGCAACGAGTTTCTCATACACATGCTGAACAAATTCAATATGATCGCCTGGGCACAGCCCAACTATGAGGCGGAGTTGGCACAATCGACGGTCGACGATGAGTTTATGCGTCAGCTGTCCATGACCGATGAGTTCCTTGAGCTGCTGATTGTCATCATTGGCGAACGCTGGATGCCCGGCGTTTCGCTCGTCACCGAGGAGGATCGTCTGCGCAAGGAGATCATTCAGCTGCTCTGCATCAAGTCGCATTCACACTCGGAGCTATCGCGTGCCTTGCCCGATGGCAACGGCGGCAGCAATGACAGCATCATCGAGGATGTCATCAATACGGTCGCCGTGTTCAAGAAGCCCGTTGGGGCCGAGAGCAAGGGCGTCTACGAGCTGAAGGAGCATCTGTATGAGGACTTCAATGTCTACTTCTATCATTACACCAAGGAGGACAAGTCCAAGGCCGAGGAGTTGCAACGCGAACGTCGCAAGAACAAGAACGAACTCGTCTGTTGCCCGCCGCCAATGCTGCCACAACTAACACCGGCATTCAA ATCCATGGCGAACATCCTGCAGTGCAATGTGTTCCTGAGCATCACCACCATGATCATGGATCGTGCATTGGACGCTCACAGTCGCTCCTTTACCGAAAGTCACCTGCAAAAG GTGCTGCATCTGCTGGGCTTTGCCATTCAGGAGGAGCTCAGCGAGTACTATCCGTTCCTTAGTTTTTACGAGAGATCACAAAAATACGGTGTGCTGGAAAAACTGGATGAGTTGGCGCGTTGCCCACGC TTGGAGGCGCATCGCGACTTTGTGCTGTGGACGATCAGGCGATTCAAGGAACTGCAGGCTAAGCAAGCGCCCAATGTGAGCGCCAGCACATCATCGGCAGCGAGCACCTCGGCGGGCACATCGGTGGAGACAGCGCAGAGCGACTATCAGCCACTCACCTCGGAGCAGCAGGCACGCCTTGAGAAGGAGGCGCGTTCACGCTTGGCCGCCGAGCGTCGGGCCAAGATCATGGCTCAAATGCAGAATGCCCAAAAGTCGTTTATGAAATCGAATGCCGAAATGTTTGCCAGCACCGCCACCGAAGaaggcgctgctgctgctgcagtcgccACCACCAGCAAGTCTGCAACGGAATCGGTGATGGACTGGGATGATATACCCGAGCAAGTGGAGGAGCTGGGCGCTGCCGCTTTAATACCCGAGCCAGCCAAGACGGTGGCGTGTTTGGGTGAACGACGCTGCGCCTCCGAGATCGGTGACAATAGCTTCAAGTGCATACTGTGCTTTGAGGATTGCTGTGTGAGCAGCAGTGGATCGCCGTTGGTTAGCTCGGCTTTTCTGCAGACATCGCGGGTGATTTACTCGGCGCCCAACGTCGGTGGACTGAAGTCGGCGTTGCATGTGAGCTGCTGCGGTCATGTGATGCACTACAATTGCTGGAAGGAGTACTACAGCAGCGAGGAGACCAAGGAGCTGCGTCGGCCGCAGCGCAATCGTGTCTCGCTCACCCAGGCACAGAACGTGGAGTTCCATTGTCCCTATTGTCGCACTCTCAGCAACACTGTGCTGCCGGTCAGCGAGGCGTTGGCCAAGTTCTCGTCACCCCTAACGGGAGCAGGAGCGGGAGCCAGTTCAGAGAATGTGTTGCCCCTGGATGGCTATGTGGAACTCATGCGCACCTTGGCTAGCGAGCTGGCCTACATCGAGCACAGttggccagcaacagcagcagcaacagccgcagcaacatcaacaacagcagcatcaacatcagcagcatcacCATCGTCAGCGTTGTCACCGTCgtcagcagcagtagcagcaggagcaggagcaggagcatcGCCATCGTTAGCATCATCGTCGTCggcaacgtcgtcgtcgtccccGTGGTCCCCATGGTCGCCGTCATATTCTAAGTCATCGTCTAAGTCATCGTTGATGGTCAGCGAGTGGCTGAACAACATCTATCCCCGCAGCGCCGACATTCTGCGCAAATCGAACATCATTGGCGATCTGATGCAATTCGAACGCAGCGCCCAGGTCGTGGACAAGCCATTGATGCATCCCAACTGGATCGAGATGATGGGCTCCTTTCACAAGGCCATGCGCAATGCCACCCAAAGTCAGCTGCAGGGACAGGCGAGCAAGGATTCGTCGTCCATAGCTGCCGATGTCGAACTGGATACGGTGTCGCTGCTGTGGAACACTTGCAGCTATACATTGCAAGCCCTGGAAGTGTATCTGTATGCCATACAGAAGCCGCTCAAGGCAGAGCTGCCGATGCGGCATCAAAGCTGCGCCAGCAATCTGGTTCGCGCCTGTGCTCTCTACTCGTCGACGTTGACGGTGCCGCAGTTGCGCAGCCAGAGTCAACAGGGCGCCAAGCTGCTGGACACGATCTTCAATCAGAAGGGACCCAGCGTCCTTGAGTGGGATTGCTTCCGCATGCTCGTTCAGCTGAATTTCATGGTGCCCAATCTGCTGGTCTGTTCCGATG CTTCGAAGGCGATCGTAGCTAGTGGCAGCATGTTTGATTTCTACACACTGCAAACGTGTTTCCTGGCCAACATGACCAAGGCGGTGATTTGCTTTGACTACGACAAGGAGATGGCCAAGCACAATGACGCCGATGTCGAGGATCTGCTGCAGCAATCAACATCGACAGCGGCGCCAGCGATAACAATGCTGCAGTATGTGGAACAGCTGCCGGCGAAAATCAAGCACAACCTGGCCATATTCTACATCAAGAACAATATGGCAGCGCGTGTTCGTCAATTCGAGCGCGACGGACGCCAGCGTGAGGAGTACGAGGAGATGGAGCTGGAAATGAGCGGCGAGGATGGTGGGGcgacaacgtcaacgtcagcaACAACGCTTGCCGGCGATTGCACGCCAAAGCATCTGGCGATGCTGCTCGAGTATGTGAAGCGGCAGCAGAGCTCGTTCCTGCGTTGTGCTTGCCTCTTCTATCGCTGCATGACCGATGTCGATTTCCCCGACACGTTTCCCACCGATCAGCCGGATCGGTTTGATTTGATGTGCCAGTATCTGGGACTGGAGCCCCAGTTGGGCGTATACTTTGACATGGAGTCGGTGTATGCCACCATGATGCAGAGCTTTGCCTCGCATCCATACATTCGAACCGAGCTGTTCGAGCGTAGCGTTAGCAAACGTCAGGGTAACGccccatcgtcgtcgtcggcgtcgtcgtcaGAAAAGGAGTCGATAGCGTTAGTGCCGTGCCAGCGGCCGTTGCCGCATCTGGTCACACTGTACGAGGACTACAGTGATCTCATCAACAGCGTCTCGGACATCTTTTGTCCGAACAACGAGCGCGAGGAGATGAAAACACCAACGATGTGCCTGATATGCGGCACCATTCTCTGTGGCCATTCGTACTGCTGCCAACCGGAGCTGGGCAAAACGAATGTGGGCGCGTGCACGCACCACGCCCACGACTGTGGCGCCGAGGTGGGCATCTTTTTGCGCATACGCGACTGTCAGGTGGTCTATCTGGGCCGTGGCAAGGGATGCTTTGTGCAGCCACCGTATCTGGATGAGTACGGCGAGACGGATCAGGGCCTGAGGCGTGGCAATCCGCTGCGACTGTGCAAGGCCGCCTACGATCGCATCTTTCTGCAGTGGCTCGGACACAATCTGCACGAGGAGATTGCGCGTCTCAATGAGAATGCGAGCGTCGCCGTCACGCAGTGGCATCACATGTAG